ATATGCTTTCTACACACGGATGGTTGCGCTTGGGACTCCTTTCGAGTTTCGTCACCCAAAAGGATAACCCGCTACAACGCAATCATCCGTTTCTTTTTCAATGACCGAGCTTACCCACAAAATCCAGTGGGATCAGCAAATTCCAGATGCGCGCGTCCGCTGAAATCGGTGACCGAAACAACTTTGGCAATCCGGCCCCGGTAATCCTTGCGTTTGCGCGTGCCGCTGAAATCATCGTAGGTGGCATGCTCCAGCGGTTTCGGACACGGCAGGAAAATAAACCGCTGCCCTTGCCAGGAACCAATCGGGTGAAAAGGAAAAAGTGTGGCGGCCTCTGTGGCTGATATGCCTTTGCGCGGCGCTTCAGGCGCAATGTTTTGACGGCTTGGTTCTTGCGCACGCGCGCCTGGGCAAAGCAACACTTGAACCAAGCAGGCGAGACTCACAGCGAAGACCGACGTTGACCAATGATCAAGACGCAGCTTCATGGCTGTACTCCTTTCCGGCAACCGCCGATAACAGTTCAAAGGGTGATTGGAAGTGGCGACAAAAGAGCTTGGGGTTGTTGAATTGGTAGCGGGATTATAGGCAAAGCACGCCAAGGAAGCACGTCTTTTAATGTGTATTCATGGCGTTGATCTGAGCCGGCGTTCTTGACGCCACCAAGGCGCACCGCTTACTTTAGCCGTCCATTCAACACCAATTGAGGCGAGCACGATTCGGCAAATCCTTCGTCACGCGCAACGATGAAGGCTGAATCGGCATTGCACTACGAATGAACGGCAACACAAGCGAATGTTTTTATGAAATACCTCCCTCTCACCAAAGCCCAAATCTCAAAATGGCGTGAGCATCTTTCCGCCCACGACCCTGTCTTAGGCCCGCTGGAACAAGAGGTTTTAGAAATGGTCTGGCAACGCGGCACCGCCAGTGTGCGCGACATTCACCTGGCCGTGGGCGAGCGGCTCGCCTACACCACCTTGATGACGACGCTGGATCGGCTCTTCAAAAAGGGCGTCCTGGCGCGGCACAAAGACGGGCGGGCGTTTTGTTACTCGCCCCGCGCCACCCCCGAAGAACTGGCGCGCGGATTGACGCGCCGCGCCCTGGATGGACTGTTGGGCCGCAGCCACAATGGCGTCGAGCCGCTGTTGGCTTGCATCGTGGATGCCGTCACCGAACATGATCGCGAATTGCTGGATGAGCTGGATCGCTTAATCCAGGAAAAACGCCAGGCGCTTGAACCGACCGAAGGCAACTTGTAGCTATTTAAGGGAACTGCCATGTACGAATTCCTGGGATTATGTTTGGCCTTGGCGACGTTGCTCGCGTGCAATTCATTGGCTTCGCTAGGCACGTCATTACTCTGGCGCGCTTTGGCTGCGCGCGTTGATGAATGGCCCGCGGCAGCGCGTGCACGCCTGCTGTTCACGCTCCGGTCGTTGCCCGCCGTGCTGGCCTTGCTGGTCGTCCTGTTCATCCTGGCGCCCGCTTATGCCGCCAATGAACCACGCCACGGCGTCGAGCCTGTCAGTTTCAAATTAGCGGCGTTGGCATTGTTATCGGCTGCAGGGCTGCTGCTGGCCTGTTGGCGTGGCACAGCCGCCTGGTTGGCGACGCGCCGTTTATTGCGCGATTGGTTGCAACAGGCCGAGCCGTTGGCGCAAAGCGCTTTTGGAGTTCATATTTACCGGTTGGCGCATCCGTTTCCAGTGCTGGCGTTGGTCGGCGTTTGGCGACCGCGCTTATTCATCGCCGATAAACTGCTGAATACTTTGTCACCAGCGGAGTTGCAGGCCGCGCTGGCTCACGAAGCAGGCCATCTGGCCGCGCGGGATAACGCCAAGCGCGCGTTGCTGCGCGCCTGCCGCGACGTTCTGACATTAGTGCCCTGTGGACGCGCACTCGACCTTGCCTGGCACGATGCGGCGGAAGAAGCCGCCGACGAATTTGCTGCCCGCCGCAGTCAGTCCTCGGCACTCGACCTGGCTTCCGCCCTGGTCAAGATTGCCCGGCTGGCTGAGCCGCAAATGCGCCCGACGATGTTGGTCAGCGTCTCGTTCATTGGTTATGAACCCGGCATCCTGGTGCGGCGCGTCACGCGTTTAACGCATTTGGCCGAGGCTGGTACAACCAGCACTGAACGGCTCACACGCGGGGTGGCGACTTTGCAATGGGGCGCGTTGGGAGCTTTGGCCTGCCTGGCGCTGGTCGCGGCTAGCAACCCGGCTATTCTAGCGGCAGCACACGGCGCACTTGAATTCTTTGTCCGCAGCCTGCAATAACCCACGCCAGAGCCTGATGCCAAAGCTTACTGTTTCGTAACTCAGCCGTACTACGACCGCTGGTAGTAGTAGTGCTCGCCCCGCTAAGATCGCTTCTGGTTCTAACTTCACACGCAGCTTACACCGAAGAACTCGCGGGCATTACCGGGAGATGCAACCTTTGCAACGCGCCCGGTGAATCTTGCCAGCAGGCTTCTTCGCTTGCTTCGACCATATGAAACTACAACAACCACACATCACGCTGCTGCAAATCATCCTGCTGTGTCTCAGCCTTTCCGCTGTGGCATCAGCAGACAATCATTCACTCACTGGCACGGTCAAAGATGCTTCAGACGCGCCCGTCAGCGGCGCGGCAGTCAACCTTTTGACTGGCCGGCAAGTGGCTGTGGCTACGACCACGACTGACGCGCAAGGCCGTTTCACCGTCAGCAACATCCAGTCCGGCACCTACGAGGTATTGGTCACGGCGCGCGGGTTTACGGCGCGCAGCCACGCGATTCAAATACCCTCGCCGGAAGCGGATAAACTTGAAATCAAACTCGGTTTGGCTGCGCTGACCGCCGAAATCACCGTGACCGCCGATGTCGGCCTCGTGCAGGAACTCGACAAGACGACGCAACAGGTCAACGTCATCACCGAAGACAAACTGCAACAGCGCGCGACCTCGGTGCTGGCGCAAGCCTTCCGCGAAGAACCCGGCCTGCAATTGCAACGCACCAGCGCTACGATCGGCGCCGTTTTCGTGCGGGGACTTACCGGCGCAAAAGTGGTCACCTTCGTTGACGGCATTCGTTTTTCAACCGCAGCAATGCGCGGCGGCATCAACACGTTTTTCAACATGAACGATACCTCGAACCTGCGCGCGGCTGAGGTCTTACGCGGGCCGAACAGCGCGCAATTCGGCAGCGACAGCTTGGGCGGCAGCGTCCAGTTGATTTCGCGCTCGCCCTTGTTCAGCCCGGACAAATGGCAAACGCACGGCCAGTTCAGCACGCATTACAACTACGCCGATCATGGATTTGGCAGCAATGCGTCGGTCAATTTCGGCAACAAAGATTTGGCCGTGCTCTTCAATCTGACCGGCCATCGCAGCAGCACCTTGCGCAGCGGCGGCGGCTATGACACGCACGCGGCGGTCAATCGTTTCTTAGGGCTTCGTTCGGATGTTTTGGATGGCGCGCGTTCGACCGATACGGCGTTCACGCAATACGGCGGACTGTTCAAGCTGACTTACAAATTCACGCCGCGCGACTTCCTGAATGTGCATTACAACCGCGCGCAGATTGACGGGGGCAAACGCTTCGACCAAACGCTGGGCGGCGATGGCAACCTGCTGGCCGATCTGCGCAATTTCATGAACGACTTTTTCTACAGCCGTTACGAACGCGTCGGCGCGGGCTGGTTTGACACCGTCGCGCTCTCTTATTCCTACAACGCGCAGCGCGAAGAGCGTGTCAACCAGGGCGGCAATGGCAATCCGACGGGCGCGATCACGTCTCAACCTGAACGCACCATCGTGCACGGCTTTCAGGCGCAAGCAGCCAAACATGCCAGGCGCAACAGTGTCACCATTGGCGGCGAGTTTTATTACGACCGCGTGATCACCCCGTCTTATACGCTCAATCCCGTCACCAACGTGGCGGCTATCGCGCGGGGCCGCGTGCCTGACGGCGCGACTTACAAGAGCGGCGGCATTTATGTGCAGGATGTGTTGACGGCCATTCCTGAACGATTGCGCTTGATCGGCGCGGTGCGTTATGGCAAAGCAGCCTATCGCTCGCGCGCGGGGAAATCGCCGCTGGTGAATGGCCAGCCGCTTTGGCCGGATGATGCGTTGACTGCTGATGCTGTGACGCCACGCTTCGGCGCGGTGCTGACCATCGTCGAAGGGCTGAACCTTTCCGCCCAAGTCAGCCGGGGCTTTCGCACACCCCACATTACTGATTTGGGCACGCTGGGTTTGACCGGCGCGGGCTTCGAGGCGAATGCGGCGGACTTGGCGGGTTTTGGCGCAACCATCGGTTCGGCAGCCGACGCCAGCGCCATTTCGACCGGACGCCCGGTCAAGCAACTTGTGCCCGAAACGATGTGGAGCTACGAAGGCGGCATTCACCTGCATCGCAGCCGCATTGACGTTGACTTCAACGGCTTCGTCAACAAGCTCAAAAACAACATCGCCTATCAAACATTGATCCTACCCGCCGGAGCCGTCGGCAAAAAACTGGGCGATCAAACGATTACTTCCCAAAACGCGAACGGCGCGGTCTTCGTCCCGCTTTCGACCGCGCCAGTGCTGGTGCGCGCCAACTTTGACGACGCGCGCATCTGGGGTATCGAACAAAGTTTCAACGTGCGACTGACCAACACGCTGACCTTCGGCCAGAACTTCACCTATCTGTATGCCGAAGACGAACGCAGCGGATTGCCGCCCAACGTCGAAGGCGGCACGCCCGCGCCACAGGGCTATTTGCACTTCCGTTACGAGCCAACTCACCGGCGCTTTTGGATCGAGCCGTATGTCTTCGGCGCGCGCAAACAGGATCGCCTGTCGTCGCTCGATCTGGGCGACCGGCGCACAGGCGCGACCCGCTCGCGCGCCAACATCGCCAACTTTTTCGGACGCGGCGCTTTGGTGCGTGGCCTAATCGCGGCGGGCGCTGACGGACGCTTGGGCACGGCGGATGACATTCTGAAACCGACGGGCGAAACGTTGGCGCAAGTACAAAACCGCGTGTTGGGCACGGCCAATAGCGCGCCGCTCTATCGTTACATACCGGGCTTTATGGTCGTCAGCTTGCGCGGTGGCTTTCGCCTCGGGGAAAACCACGAAGTCATCATTGATCTGGAAAACCTAAACGATAAAAACTATCGCGGGATCAGTTGGGGCATGGATGCGCCGGGCCGCAACATCGGGTTCCGCTACAACTACCGATTTTGATTTCTGTCAGGGTGAACCTCCTGTTACAAGCCCGCAGAACTGGCCTACAATCCGCCCGTTCTGCGGGCTTTTTTTTTGGAGGATGTGGATGCGAATTTTTGTGGCAATCGAGTTGCCCGCTGAAATCAAAACCGAATTGGGCCGGGCGCAAACAGCCTTACGGCAAACGCGCGCTGCCGTCAGTTGGACAAAAAGCGAAAACCTGCATCTGACCCTGCGCTTCCTGGGCGAAGTCGAAACCGCGCGCCTGCCTGCGCTGAAACGGGCTTGCGCTGAAACGGCCCAACAAAGCGCGCCGTTTGCGCTCGGCCTCGACGGTCTGGGCTTCTTTCCCACCGCGCATAAACCGAAAGTCATTTGGGCCGGCTTGCACGATGCGGCTCAGGCCCTAGCGTCGCTTCAGCAAGCGTTGCAAGACCGGCTCGCCGCCTTGGGCTTCCCGCCCGAAGATAAACCCTTTCATCCGCATTTGACCTTTGGGCGCATCAAAACGCCGGGCGGCACAA
This DNA window, taken from Acidobacteriota bacterium, encodes the following:
- a CDS encoding BlaI/MecI/CopY family transcriptional regulator; amino-acid sequence: MKYLPLTKAQISKWREHLSAHDPVLGPLEQEVLEMVWQRGTASVRDIHLAVGERLAYTTLMTTLDRLFKKGVLARHKDGRAFCYSPRATPEELARGLTRRALDGLLGRSHNGVEPLLACIVDAVTEHDRELLDELDRLIQEKRQALEPTEGNL
- a CDS encoding M48 family metalloprotease codes for the protein MYEFLGLCLALATLLACNSLASLGTSLLWRALAARVDEWPAAARARLLFTLRSLPAVLALLVVLFILAPAYAANEPRHGVEPVSFKLAALALLSAAGLLLACWRGTAAWLATRRLLRDWLQQAEPLAQSAFGVHIYRLAHPFPVLALVGVWRPRLFIADKLLNTLSPAELQAALAHEAGHLAARDNAKRALLRACRDVLTLVPCGRALDLAWHDAAEEAADEFAARRSQSSALDLASALVKIARLAEPQMRPTMLVSVSFIGYEPGILVRRVTRLTHLAEAGTTSTERLTRGVATLQWGALGALACLALVAASNPAILAAAHGALEFFVRSLQ
- a CDS encoding TonB-dependent receptor; protein product: MKLQQPHITLLQIILLCLSLSAVASADNHSLTGTVKDASDAPVSGAAVNLLTGRQVAVATTTTDAQGRFTVSNIQSGTYEVLVTARGFTARSHAIQIPSPEADKLEIKLGLAALTAEITVTADVGLVQELDKTTQQVNVITEDKLQQRATSVLAQAFREEPGLQLQRTSATIGAVFVRGLTGAKVVTFVDGIRFSTAAMRGGINTFFNMNDTSNLRAAEVLRGPNSAQFGSDSLGGSVQLISRSPLFSPDKWQTHGQFSTHYNYADHGFGSNASVNFGNKDLAVLFNLTGHRSSTLRSGGGYDTHAAVNRFLGLRSDVLDGARSTDTAFTQYGGLFKLTYKFTPRDFLNVHYNRAQIDGGKRFDQTLGGDGNLLADLRNFMNDFFYSRYERVGAGWFDTVALSYSYNAQREERVNQGGNGNPTGAITSQPERTIVHGFQAQAAKHARRNSVTIGGEFYYDRVITPSYTLNPVTNVAAIARGRVPDGATYKSGGIYVQDVLTAIPERLRLIGAVRYGKAAYRSRAGKSPLVNGQPLWPDDALTADAVTPRFGAVLTIVEGLNLSAQVSRGFRTPHITDLGTLGLTGAGFEANAADLAGFGATIGSAADASAISTGRPVKQLVPETMWSYEGGIHLHRSRIDVDFNGFVNKLKNNIAYQTLILPAGAVGKKLGDQTITSQNANGAVFVPLSTAPVLVRANFDDARIWGIEQSFNVRLTNTLTFGQNFTYLYAEDERSGLPPNVEGGTPAPQGYLHFRYEPTHRRFWIEPYVFGARKQDRLSSLDLGDRRTGATRSRANIANFFGRGALVRGLIAAGADGRLGTADDILKPTGETLAQVQNRVLGTANSAPLYRYIPGFMVVSLRGGFRLGENHEVIIDLENLNDKNYRGISWGMDAPGRNIGFRYNYRF
- the thpR gene encoding RNA 2',3'-cyclic phosphodiesterase; the protein is MRIFVAIELPAEIKTELGRAQTALRQTRAAVSWTKSENLHLTLRFLGEVETARLPALKRACAETAQQSAPFALGLDGLGFFPTAHKPKVIWAGLHDAAQALASLQQALQDRLAALGFPPEDKPFHPHLTFGRIKTPGGTKPLAECVAAYVLPPLPFAVTELVLLQSQLRAGGSLYTPLLRAPLG